One window of the Marinilactibacillus sp. Marseille-P9653 genome contains the following:
- the tenA gene encoding thiaminase II: MTFTEELRMEADPIFEAIFQHPFVKGIETGTLKPEQLIHYVKQDFEYLNTFIQIYGLAISRCEKREDMRLFHDKMAFILNEEIHPHNNFCEVAGVNYDELQYEPLAPTALNYTRHMLDVANKGRIGEILAVLLPCPWTYYEIGVYLKNKLNVQEDHPFYEWITFYASTEGTGQFRNRLDEYAETASDAEKKRMKDAFLKSCQLELMFWEMAFTEETWPVKL; this comes from the coding sequence ATGACATTTACGGAAGAACTACGCATGGAAGCAGATCCGATTTTTGAGGCTATTTTCCAACACCCTTTTGTTAAAGGAATTGAAACAGGAACACTCAAACCGGAACAACTGATTCATTATGTTAAGCAAGACTTTGAATATTTAAATACCTTCATCCAGATTTACGGACTGGCGATTTCTCGTTGTGAGAAAAGAGAAGATATGCGTCTGTTTCACGATAAAATGGCTTTTATTTTGAATGAGGAAATACATCCACACAACAATTTTTGTGAGGTAGCCGGAGTGAATTATGATGAATTACAATATGAGCCGCTAGCGCCTACTGCTTTAAACTACACTCGACACATGCTAGATGTTGCCAATAAAGGTCGCATTGGAGAAATCCTTGCCGTATTGCTGCCGTGCCCCTGGACGTATTATGAAATTGGCGTCTATTTGAAAAATAAACTAAATGTACAAGAAGACCATCCATTTTATGAGTGGATCACGTTTTATGCATCAACAGAAGGAACTGGACAATTTAGAAATCGATTAGATGAATATGCCGAAACTGCTTCTGATGCAGAGAAAAAACGCATGAAAGATGCTTTTTTGAAAAGTTGTCAGCTTGAATTAATGTTCTGGGAAATGGCCTTCACAGAAGAAACATGGCCAGTAAAACTTTAA